The genomic segment GGGCTACGAAGCGCGTCCATTCGCTCATTAATACTTAAGCCAAGGCGGACTCTTGTAACGTCACACGATACAAGATTTTTGGAGAAGCGCGGTGCCATGGATGCTTCCGAGCTCATAGCCATCCTGTGAACCAACTTCACAGCTGTTACCTTGAATCTGTCTCAACCACGGGGAGCGGGGGTTACGGAAGTCGTAGGCAGGAAGGGGGGTGTGGATGGGCTCAAGGGGGGTATGGATGGGGCATGGAAGATGTGGGAGGGATCTCCCAGGCCGGGCCCTAGCTTTAACCAATTGATGGCTGTCAAACCACATGGGATGAGGCCACTTAAGCTACAACTCTGACCCTGACCCCCTTATCCTCCCTTCCAGCCTGGCCTTCCCCCAGCTGTCATCAGCTTCCGCGGTCAAACTATCCGTCACCAGCCTGACTTCTATtttccccatcccccctggtctcttcttccttcccaACTTCTAGCAAAAAAGAAATCCTCATATTTTCTGTgtttcccttcctccttctaCCGACACCTTTGGGGCCATTCATCAAGGTCGCCGCCCCATCATTCTCCTTCGCCTCATGCCGACTTTTTAATGCTCGTCTTCGCTTCTCGACTTTCGTTGATCTCCTGTTCCACCCTTCTGCAAACCgatctacctaggtacggGCGAAAACCGCTGCCCTGTTTGATCTAGGCGCCGACCACTCCGCTCGCTGTTCTTGTCCGACGTAGCTGTGAGCAAAGCAGCTGTCGCCGCCTTTGACACTGAGGGGACGACCTCCCTGCCACAACGTCCCGACGCCCACGACTCAATCGATACCGCGTCTACGATGGCCGCCACCAAAGCCGTTCGCTCCCAGAGCCCCAAGCTTGAGAAGCCTGCCAATGGCGTCAATGGCAAGGCCCCCGTCAAGCTCGAGTCGAGCTACAAATCCGACGGTGTGGAGGACAACGATATTTTTCTCCTGCCCGTCTCCGACTATCAGATCATGCTGGGCTTAACCTTTCTCGCCGCCATTGTTCGCCTTTTCCGCATCTATCAACCCACCAGCGTCGTCTTTGACGAAGTTCAGTAAGAACACTCATACTCGCGCTATCACGTTGCGCGCCATCTCTAACATTGTCTTCTCCTAGTTTCGGTGGCTTCGCTTCGAAATACATCAAGGGGAAATTCTTCATGGATGTTCACCCGCCCTTGGCCAAGATGCTGATTGCGCTGACCggttggctggctgggttTAACGGCGACTTCGACTTCAAGGAGATTGGCAAGGACTACCTCGAGCCCGGTGTCCCTTACGTTGCTATGCGCATGTTCCCTGCTGTCTGTGGCATCCTCTTGGCCCCTCTCATGTTCCTCACTCTGAAGGCCACTGGATGTCGCACCACAACAGCTCTGATGGGCTCCGGTCTGATCATTTTCGGTACAAAGACCCTGTCACTCTCCCTTCTTGGAAGTAATTTGCTAACACTTTACTCAGAGAACGGTCTCCTTACTCAGGCCCGTCTTATTCTCCTCGACTCCCCGCTCATGGTTGCGACCGCCTTCACTGCTCTCTCCTTTCAATCCTTCACCAACCAGCACGAGCAAGGCCCCGAGAAGGCCTTCCAGCTTAGCTGGTGGTTCTGGTTGCTGATGACCGGTCTGGGCCTAGGAACAACGGTCAGCATCAAGTGGGTTGGTTTGTTTACCATCGCCTGGGTCGGAAGCTTGACCCTCATTCAACTCTGGGTTCTCCTCGGAGACACCAGGAATGTCACTCCGCGCGTTTGGGCCAAGCACTTTATGGCTCGTGCCTTTGCCCTGGTCATCATTCCGCTGGGCTTCTACATGGCCATGTTCGCCATCCACTTCCTCTGCCTGGTCAACCcgggtgacggtgacggctTCATGAGTTCCGAGTTTCAGTCCACACTCAATTCTAAAGGCATGCAGGATGTCGCAGCCGACGTCGCCTTTGGCAGCCGTGTCAGCATCAGACATGTCAACACTCAGGGAGGCTACCTGCACTCCCACCCGCTCATGTATCCCACCGGTagcaagcagcagcaaaTCACCCTTTACCCCCACAAGGACGAGAACAATCTCTGGCTTCTCGAGAATCAGACACAGCCCCTCGGAATCAACGGCGAACAGATCAACGGAACCCAGGCCTGGAATAACCTCCCTGAGCCCGTCTTCATCAAGGACGGCGATGTCGTTCGCCTGTACCACATGCCCACCTTCCGCCGTCTGCACTCTCATGACGTCCGCCCCCCTGTAACGGAGGCTGACTGGCAAAACGAGGTTTCCGCTTACGGTTACGAGGGCTTCGAGGGTGACGCCAACGATCTCTTCAAAATTGAGATCGTCAAGAAGAAGTCGCTCAGCTCTGTTTCCAAGGAACGCCTTCGCACCATTGAGACCAAATTCAGACTGGTTCACATCATGACTGGCTGCGTTCTTTTCTCTCACAAGGTCAAGCTCCCCGAGTGGGCTTCCGAGCAACAGGAGGTCACTTGCGCTAGAGGAGGCACGCTCCCTAACAGTCTGTGGTATGTCGAGTACAACGAGCACCCCCAGTTGACTGGCGACAACGTTGAGAAGGTGAACTACCGTAATCCGGGCTTCTTCGGCAAATTTTGGGAGCTTCAGAAGGTCATGTGGAAGACCAATGCCGGTTTGGTCGAATCCCACGCCTGGGACTCTCGTCCCAGCGCGTGGCCGATTCTCAAGCGTGGTATCAACTTCTGGGGCAGGGATAATCGTCAGATCTATCTGCTGGGCAACCCCATCGTGTGGTGGAGCTCTaccctcgccgtcgttgtctATGTTCTCTTCAAGGGCATTGCGACCCTTCGCTGGCAACGCAACTGCAATGACTACTCCAACACCATCTTCAAGCGGTTTGACTACGAGATAGGCACTGCCGTGCTAggctgggccttccactaCTTCCCCTTCTACCTGATGGACCGTCAGCTCTTCCTCCATCACTACTTCCCGGCTCTTTACTTCGCTGTCATGGCATTCTGCTCGACCTTTGACTTTGCGACTGCTCGAATCTCGCTTGGTGGCATCCGCAACAACCCCATTGTCAACCGCGTCAGCGCTGTCGCCTTTTTGGTTCTCACAGCTGTCGTTTTCGTTCTGTTCTCTCCCCTGGCCTACGGCAACCCTTGGACTAAGGCTGAGTGCAACCGTGTCAAGGTCCTCAGCTCGTGGGATTTCGACTGCAACACCTTCCATGATAACGTAAGTGACATCACTGCTTTTGTCCCGGGTAGAGGTATGCCGGAAAGAGGACTTTGAAGGCTTGTAAGAGGCGATTCGTTAGGGTCGGGCCATATTCATTATGAACAGGATCTATAGCCAAATGAGACGTGGTGTGTTCGGAAAACCACCGTTTGGGATATGTGGAGGTACTGGACTGGCGCTGACTTGGTTTTCTGGCATCACAGTACTCTCAGTATACGCCACTGCTCACCCACAAATCCTCTATCTCTGGTGCCACCCCAACACCCGCAAAGTCCGAGGCTCCCGCCGCCCCTATCGGTGGACAAGCGGGTCAGATTCCCATCGGTGATGCCTTGAACGAGCAGCTGAAAGAGGCCGCCATCTCCGGTGTCCCGATTCAGAACGTGCTCTCCCGTGAGGAGAAGGTCGAGTACCGGGACCAGGACGGTaacctcctcgacgaagaGCAGGTCAAGGCATTGGAGGGCAAGGTCGAATTCAAGACAAAATATGAGACGCGGACacgcgtcgtcgacgccagtGGAAACGAAGTACAGATGCCCGAGGGCGGTTGGCCGCAAGAGCAAGGCGGCAACGTTGCCCCGCCTCATCCTGATGTTCAGGGAGTGGATCCTGAGAcgaaggccaaggccgaagACTCATCCGTTCCCAAGGTCGCCGAGAGCGTCCAGGGTCAAAAGGAGGCCGAACAGAAGAAGGCTAAGCCTGCAagcgatggcggcaaggaggcTACTGCTCAGGAAGAGCTTTAAGGCTGAGGTTGGGAGGATCTTTTGAATTGTGATGGTATAGCTGAAGTCATGTGCTCCTGAGGGGGGTTGATGTCCAGTGTCTGcatctcttctctcccttttACTCTCTCTCTGACCTAAAACCACTCATTGTATACCGAGCACGGCTGTGAGGGAAAAGAGCTGTGCATGTGCCAAGTTTCCCAACAAAATACCCTTGGCTGATGTAGCAAAGTAAGGTGGGATTGAGATGGCGACGGTTGGGTCATGGACCCAGAAATTTCAGTTGTTTCATTTGTAAAGTCAAGAAAGGGATGTCCTGCGTGtctgtccaaccttgcgAAATCCGAATGAAAACTCCAAGAACTTGGTGCATTTATGGTTCACAGGGCAGAGGGGTTTGTTACTAGGCATACGTTGTTGTCTCTTGGCAATAGTAGTCTACTGGTGAAAGAGAAGATGCGATGAACAGGAGAATCCCCTTCATGTCTGTCCATATCAGTATCAAGCAAACACATCTCAAGTCTTTAGTGTACCAGCATAACTCCTTGTGAGGGACCATAATGCTGCAATACATCATGATCATTAACATTAATACCAGACGGTAATGATCTAGTGCCTTTCTCTCGTCATTCCCATTCCATGTTTGTCTAGCAAAGGGGGCCTGGTGTGGACCACCTACTTGCTCCTTTGATAGCAACCGTCAAAAAGGTATATTGCAGTTGACACAGTTTTTGTTCTCCAAAACGCCGTTGCCAGTTCCCAAGACAAAAAGAACGTGATATCTGCCTTGGCCCATCCTAGACGTCACTTTCTGTGATTTACAGCCCGCCTTACTCCCTCCCTTTTACCATCATTAGTAGCCCCAGCATTCGCGCTTCTGTGGCAGTTCAATATAATTAATACAGTATTGAAAATTAGTTGGGTATGTTGTGTGACGAAGATGGACTTTGAGGTATTTAGTGTGATAAGTTGAGTCCACTCGAGTACGTAAACACGCTCTGCTCCATTGAAACCTGCCATTTTGCCATGCTTCATTCGGAGGTGTGGACCATAGGCTGCTGTTTCTGCGTAATGGGGATGTTGATAGAGAGatgtctgtctctctccatTGCTGTAATGTCATCATTCCCAGGTGACAAAGATTGTATCGAGTTTCGATGACTGGGGCAAGGTGTTTCTGGCCGAGCCGGCGAGGCCACCGGGTCTAGCGGAATCACGGTCTCCTCTGAAGGGGTGGCAAAGGGAgtggcgtcgtcgccggagcTTTCTACTGCCGTCGCGGCTGTCTTTGGTGCAGCATCCACAGAGGCACTCTCTTGGCTGATTCTTGGGCTCTTATCCGAGGAAGTGACAGGATGGCCAGCTGGGATAACACCGCCGCCTATGCGAGACCAAAACATTCGCTCGCGCAGGCGAACACTCTCCTCCCAAGCTGCCTTCTCCGCGTCCTCATCATCCGCTCGCCAATGACCGTCTTTCAGTATGCGTAGAAAATTGAGGAAGTCGCAAGTAGACCTCACACGGCCTAAGCAATACTTGCAAAGGGGATACCGTTGTGCTGTGTCGGACTCGCTCGTTCGGAAGCGGTAAGTTCGCAGGTGCTCCTCGTCTTTGCGGGTATCACCACACAAAGAGCAAGAGTAAAATTGTGGCTTGACAAGTGATGCAAACGGCGCATTGATAGGAATTGGCTCGACTACAATCGAGCCGTCACTCATAGCATTCAAAACGCTGCGACGCGCAAGCCAAGAAAGACCCGGGGCAATGTCTAGTCGGAGCGTCGGttcgacatcctcggccaAGACACGTTTAAAAAACTTTGTTTCTTTGAGAGCCGGTGGGGGCGGCCCCAAATTGGATGAAGCTGCGCTTGAGACGGAGGCCGGGGTGTTGGGTGTCTGTGGCGACGATGTTGCAGGGGTTCCGGTGGTAGACAGAGAAGCAGTTGAGGCGTTGGAGGGATGGGCGCTCGAAGTGCTACCCCCCATACCAAGGCCGAGTCCGTTAAGCCCATTGAACGAGCCGGACGAAACACGGCTTCCCGCGCGATTCCGAGACAAACGTGTGAGGTTGACAAAATCCTCATATGCACCCAAGTCGGTTCTGAGAACTGGCTGGATGAGATGTGTCAAGCTCGTAGGATAAGTCGGCGTAGTCGGGTCCGCAGGAGGCGAGGCGACAAACCCCTCCgggccctcgtcgtctttAATATCTAGTTTGCTGAagccgggcgaggagggagcAGTTCCGGTCATAGTATCTTCTTTACCAGCGGTCATTTGCTCCATGACGTGTTTGAGATCAGCaagttgctgttgctgcgaGGTCAGCAAGGCCTCCATATCGCCCAGCTGAGACCTGAGGTGATCGTTTTTCTTCTGAAGGGCTTCCTGCTCCAGTCGCGCCTCTTCCTTGGCAGAAATGACCATGTTGTTGGCCTCTTCAAACAAGGCCGTGGTCAGGTTCTCCAGTTCTTGTTCgattcttttcttctccttctcggcgtcctcccGTAGCTTCTTCTCTTGCGTAACACGGAGCATAattgtcttcttctcatcttctGCGGTCTTCCGACGAATCCAAATGTCGCCAGCAAGCATTTCCCGTTGAGATTCGGTTTGCTCCTCCAAGTGCTTTATCTTTTCGCGTGCTCTTTCCAACTCCTGCCTCGTAGCAGAGAGTGTGTCATCAAGAGTCGTCTGATGATTGATAGCGTTGATTAACTTGGCGCTCAAAGTGGCAACTTCGTCGTTTAAATCGGGGTGATGGACAGTATCGGCTTCGCTTGCAGGGCTCATAGCTCGGCTGCGCGGATCTGGCAAGGTGCTGAgttcgccgtcatcgtctgGAGATGATATTGTCGTAGGCCGCAGCGCCGGTGAAGACGCAACAGAAGAAGACAGAATGGACATATCAGCAACGGACGGTGCTCTACTCGCAGTTCTCGTAGCCCTCGGGCTGGGGGACGGTGATCGGGCCATGGTGGAGAGGGATCTGAAGTGGCCAAAAGGTCTCCCGCCGGGTTGAGGGCTGGTGTGTTGTGCCCAGccagcgacggcgatgaaACTATGCCAGACGAGATTAGTAAGTGCCATCTGTTAGAAGAATGAGCAGAGAGTATTGCACAACGGCAAGGCAGATCAAGAGATTGTTAAGCCGAGCAGGCAAAGACGAGAGAAAGAAGATGGAGCGTCATGAGTTTGTTGGACGAGAGACATACGAATCCATTTCTCGTGAAGCTTTCAGGCCGCTGACGACCAAAGACAGTAGCTGCCAAATTTGGAGCTGGATGGGTAGTTTGAATTTGTCGGGTGGTGAGACAGTACTTTGGCAATCAGGGCCGCAGCGCCTGCTGAGGAATCCAAGCGAGCAAGCGTGATGTGATgtacggcggcagcagcttggaAGGGTTGGACAGGAGGAATGCGGGACAGCAATTATCAATTGATTGCTGGCAGCAATCAAACTTAGGACGTCAAATGAGAAAGGCCGGGACGGATCGTTGAGCTTCTAGATGTCACTCAACGTCATGGCGATgctgtcgaggtcgagatgcGGATTCCCTTCCAGTAGCGGGTGGATAATGATTCGTGATCGTGTGTCCGAGACTAGACGGTTGTCAAGAGGATTCGTGATAGCGAGAGGTAGATAACCAGCCGAGCTGGGTTGACAGAGGGGTGTGTTTGTCAAGgcaggaagaggggaggaggagagagaggagagaatgCGACGGATGGAAGCCGAGCAGCGGAGCACCCAAGGCTTTGAGTCTTTTCCAATCGTGGCAGGCGCTGAACGGGCAAGCAGATGGAGGCACGCAGGCGCAGGTGCAtagcgcgcgcgcgagagggagagaaggagagcgaGACCGCTtgggaggcggaggcggcaaAGCGAGAAAAAGGACCAGCCAGAGAATAGGATGGGCAGCAAAAGACTGGGGACCAGAATTGGCCATGACCAGTGACAGGGACCAGGACTGGACCAGGCCGGATGGCATGGGTGGTATTGGACGGTTCGAGCGTGACAGGGACCAGATGTCGAACTTGCAGTACCTTAGGTCCAGCTGCGAGTGTGAGTATCTTTCACCCACACTGACTAGCAGTGATAGGAGACAGGAGACCGGAGGTGGGCGCTGGTTGGCAGCTGGTTTGGGGAGAACGAAAGGACAAAAGGACAAGGGGTGGGAACGTGGGAGGAGGACATGGGTCCGGTTCATGGCGAGAAGTGCAGGCAGGGGTAGGGGCAGTGCAACCGCCTGGACACTTGGATATTGGAACTGGAACGCGCCTAAAAGGCTgctccccgacgacgatggtgatgatgatgatgttaGGTCTCCGAGTGCCTGCCCGCTCCGACGACCTAAAAGCCACTCTGCCACTTCCCGTCTACCACGGGACTATCCCGGGCATCGCGGTGGTCGCCAGCAAGCCATTCACTTGGATGGAGGACCCCAGCCATCGAAGTACCTACCTGTAAGCTGCCCCCAACTTGGGTAGGTGGCTACCAACTTCACCTAATTCTAGCTACCCACATAGCATAAAGTTACGTGCATCATGAACAAGTTGTGCACGAGCATGCAGTGGGTGAGGTAGATCATCGGCAGTATGGCCTGGTGGCAGGTGAACAAAATGCCAGTATTCGTACACACGTAGTCGGCAAACCTGCCAACGTTCTGAGCTGGAGTATGACAACGTGACGATCACGTCCCGTCAGTCGGTGCTGTCGGTGCTGTCGGTATGATCGGGAAGCACCTACCTAGTCATACCAGCGAACACTGACGTTGTGGGTCCTCCTTTGCGTCCGGGCAGGGCCACCTGCCAAGTGGGTAACCAAGGCTGCTAAGATGACGACCACAACTCATGATTCGCATTCGCCCCCTTTGCCTGCCGTCGCAGCCACAACAACGCGGTAGAACACATTTCGCACGCACTGATCACCGACGATGAAGGTTGGGATTTCATATGCTCATAGTTAGGTTTGCAAACGCGATTTAACCTCCTTGGTCATTACCCAAATAGTTGAGACCGACGAGGGATTTCGAATAAGTTAACGACGACAGGACGAAAACGTCTGAAGGTTTTGACTCGCAATTATCTGTATCCAGCTATCCCACTTCCTCCAAAACGTGACTGGCTTCCTTCGTCCTAATTCCACCTCGCATAATTGACAGTTTATGTATGTATCCGTCCGTACGGTTTGGGGGGAAATGGGGTCTTAGACCCTGCCTAT from the Colletotrichum destructivum chromosome 10, complete sequence genome contains:
- a CDS encoding Putative glycosyl transferase family 39/83, glycosyltransferase 39, Mir domain superfamily — its product is MAATKAVRSQSPKLEKPANGVNGKAPVKLESSYKSDGVEDNDIFLLPVSDYQIMLGLTFLAAIVRLFRIYQPTSVVFDEVHFGGFASKYIKGKFFMDVHPPLAKMLIALTGWLAGFNGDFDFKEIGKDYLEPGVPYVAMRMFPAVCGILLAPLMFLTLKATGCRTTTALMGSGLIIFENGLLTQARLILLDSPLMVATAFTALSFQSFTNQHEQGPEKAFQLSWWFWLLMTGLGLGTTVSIKWVGLFTIAWVGSLTLIQLWVLLGDTRNVTPRVWAKHFMARAFALVIIPLGFYMAMFAIHFLCLVNPGDGDGFMSSEFQSTLNSKGMQDVAADVAFGSRVSIRHVNTQGGYLHSHPLMYPTGSKQQQITLYPHKDENNLWLLENQTQPLGINGEQINGTQAWNNLPEPVFIKDGDVVRLYHMPTFRRLHSHDVRPPVTEADWQNEVSAYGYEGFEGDANDLFKIEIVKKKSLSSVSKERLRTIETKFRLVHIMTGCVLFSHKVKLPEWASEQQEVTCARGGTLPNSLWYVEYNEHPQLTGDNVEKVNYRNPGFFGKFWELQKVMWKTNAGLVESHAWDSRPSAWPILKRGINFWGRDNRQIYLLGNPIVWWSSTLAVVVYVLFKGIATLRWQRNCNDYSNTIFKRFDYEIGTAVLGWAFHYFPFYLMDRQLFLHHYFPALYFAVMAFCSTFDFATARISLGGIRNNPIVNRVSAVAFLVLTAVVFVLFSPLAYGNPWTKAECNRVKVLSSWDFDCNTFHDNYSQYTPLLTHKSSISGATPTPAKSEAPAAPIGGQAGQIPIGDALNEQLKEAAISGVPIQNVLSREEKVEYRDQDGNLLDEEQVKALEGKVEFKTKYETRTRVVDASGNEVQMPEGGWPQEQGGNVAPPHPDVQGVDPETKAKAEDSSVPKVAESVQGQKEAEQKKAKPASDGGKEATAQEEL
- a CDS encoding Putative GDP/GTP exchange factor Sec2, guanine nucleotide exchange factor RAB3IL/RAB3IP/Sec2, yielding MDSFIAVAGWAQHTSPQPGGRPFGHFRSLSTMARSPSPSPRATRTASRAPSVADMSILSSSVASSPALRPTTISSPDDDGELSTLPDPRSRAMSPASEADTVHHPDLNDEVATLSAKLINAINHQTTLDDTLSATRQELERAREKIKHLEEQTESQREMLAGDIWIRRKTAEDEKKTIMLRVTQEKKLREDAEKEKKRIEQELENLTTALFEEANNMVISAKEEARLEQEALQKKNDHLRSQLGDMEALLTSQQQQLADLKHVMEQMTAGKEDTMTGTAPSSPGFSKLDIKDDEGPEGFVASPPADPTTPTYPTSLTHLIQPVLRTDLGAYEDFVNLTRLSRNRAGSRVSSGSFNGLNGLGLGMGGSTSSAHPSNASTASLSTTGTPATSSPQTPNTPASVSSAASSNLGPPPPALKETKFFKRVLAEDVEPTLRLDIAPGLSWLARRSVLNAMSDGSIVVEPIPINAPFASLVKPQFYSCSLCGDTRKDEEHLRTYRFRTSESDTAQRYPLCKYCLGRVRSTCDFLNFLRILKDGHWRADDEDAEKAAWEESVRLRERMFWSRIGGGVIPAGHPVTSSDKSPRISQESASVDAAPKTAATAVESSGDDATPFATPSEETVIPLDPVASPARPETPCPSHRNSIQSLSPGNDDITAMERDRHLSINIPITQKQQPMVHTSE